A genomic segment from Solenopsis invicta isolate M01_SB chromosome 5, UNIL_Sinv_3.0, whole genome shotgun sequence encodes:
- the LOC105200026 gene encoding valacyclovir hydrolase encodes MANTCKMFARFTSAVCKAVKSENRALWIRQLSVTASKAREMEERKIKVDDTEINYARVGRGDHPVLLLPGALGTIWTDFKPQMEGLNADKLTIVSWDPPGYGKSRPPDRTFPDDFFQRDAAYAHNLMKTLGYSKFSLIGWSDGGITSLLLASAYPDSIRRMVVFGANAYIHPDETKIYESIRDINKWSEKMRTPMIQIYGKDYFSKMWSDWIDGVLRLYEKQNGNLCKEVLPNIKCPTLIIHGAKDAMVLPEHPIYLKQNISNSKLHIFEKGAHNLHLRYAEEFNKLVMDFLLDQSKM; translated from the exons ATGGCCAATACGTGCAAAATGTTTGCTCGTTTCACGAGTGCGGTATGCAAAGCTGTAAAATCCGAGAACCGAGCATTATGGATCCGGCAATTGTCAGTCACAGCGAGTAAAGCTCGTGAGATGGAG GAACGAAAAATTAAAGTAGATGACACGGAAATTAATTACGCTAGGGTTGGTAGAGGTGACCATCCGGTGTTGTTGCTGCCAGGTGCTTTGG GGACAATATGGACCGATTTCAAACCGCAGATGGAGGGCCTGAACGCGGACAAGCTGACCATAGTATCTTGGGATCCACCTGGTTACGGAAAATCGCGACCACCTGACAGGACTTTCCCAGACGATTTCTTTCAGCGTGACGCCGCGTACGCCCATAATTTAATGAAGACTCTCGGCTACTCGAAATTTTCTTTGATCGGCTGGAGCGATGGCGGTATCACATCGCTCCTGCTTGCCTCGGCGTATCCCGATAGCATCCGCAGAATGGTTGTCTTTGGTGCAAACGCATACATACATCCGGACGAGACGAAGATATACGAGA GCATTAGGGACATCAACAAGTGGTCGGAAAAAATGAGAACACCTATGATACAAATCTATGGCAAGGATTACTTCAGTAAGATGTGGTCGGATTGGATAGACGGCGTACTGAGATTGTACGAAAAACAAAACGGCAACCTGTGCAAAGAAGTTTTACCAAATATAAAGTGTCCGACTTTGATTATTCATGGAGCAAAAGACGCGATGGTCCTGCCGGAACATCCGATATATCTAAAGCAAAATATCAGCAATTCAAA GCTGCATATTTTCGAGAAGGGCGCACATAATCTTCACTTAAGATATGCCGAAGAGTTCAATAAGTTGGTTATGGATTTTCTCCTTGATCAATCGAAAATGTGA
- the LOC105200028 gene encoding ubiquitin-conjugating enzyme E2 C isoform X1 produces MAQNVNPFSSMQNTPTKAAEEKQSLPKDNHAVSKRLQKELMVLMMSTEQGVSAFPEGENLFKWIGTITGPRDTVYAGLTYKLTLEFPHSYPYSAPIVRFATPCFHPNVDTGGNICLDILKDKWSALYDVRTILLSIQSLLGEPNNESPLNLEAAELWNNQTKYKKYLMEEYNRAVDRTQSNRNQQDS; encoded by the exons ATGGCGCAGAACGTGAACCCGTTCAGCTCGATGCAGAATACGCCAACCAAGGCCGCTGAGGAGAAGCAGAGCTTACCGAAGGACAATCATGCAGTCAGCAAACG GTTGCAAAAGGAGCTGATGGTACTGATGATGAGTACTGAACAAGGAGTGTCCGCCTTTCCGGAGGGAGAAAATTTGTTCAAGTGGATTGGGACTATCACAGGACCAAGAGATACA GTATACGCTGGTCTCACCTATAAATTGACCTTAGAATTTCCACATAGTTACCCGTATAGTGCTCCCATAGTACGCTTCGCCACGCCGTGCTTTCATCCGAATGTAGATACCGGTGGCAACATTTGTCTAGATATATTGAAAGACAAATGGAGTGCGTTGTACGACGTCCGCACCATTTTACTCTCTATACAATCCCTTCTCGGTG AACCTAACAATGAAAGTCCACTGAATCTCGAAGCAGCAGAATTATGGAACAATCAGacaaaatacaaaaagtatCTGATGGAAGAATATAACAGGGCAGTCGACCGAACACAGAGCAATCGCAATCAACAAGATTCATGA
- the LOC105200028 gene encoding ubiquitin-conjugating enzyme E2 C isoform X2 has translation MNGVRLQKELMVLMMSTEQGVSAFPEGENLFKWIGTITGPRDTVYAGLTYKLTLEFPHSYPYSAPIVRFATPCFHPNVDTGGNICLDILKDKWSALYDVRTILLSIQSLLGEPNNESPLNLEAAELWNNQTKYKKYLMEEYNRAVDRTQSNRNQQDS, from the exons ATGAATGGAGTAAG GTTGCAAAAGGAGCTGATGGTACTGATGATGAGTACTGAACAAGGAGTGTCCGCCTTTCCGGAGGGAGAAAATTTGTTCAAGTGGATTGGGACTATCACAGGACCAAGAGATACA GTATACGCTGGTCTCACCTATAAATTGACCTTAGAATTTCCACATAGTTACCCGTATAGTGCTCCCATAGTACGCTTCGCCACGCCGTGCTTTCATCCGAATGTAGATACCGGTGGCAACATTTGTCTAGATATATTGAAAGACAAATGGAGTGCGTTGTACGACGTCCGCACCATTTTACTCTCTATACAATCCCTTCTCGGTG AACCTAACAATGAAAGTCCACTGAATCTCGAAGCAGCAGAATTATGGAACAATCAGacaaaatacaaaaagtatCTGATGGAAGAATATAACAGGGCAGTCGACCGAACACAGAGCAATCGCAATCAACAAGATTCATGA
- the LOC105200027 gene encoding kxDL motif-containing protein CG10681: MAAAQGTPESDTGSFECFRNYTAPEVFVQGLAGIVDQQDVESMIRAQKQMLQRFEKTNEMLTNCNQLSVNRLKTAGTEFKKHTALLVEMKRDLDYIFKKIRLIKNKLNQQYPQAFNEAVRSSLAEEVIVEDVDCPVKPLEPEVVPLPSTPAHGAADQDPDSDVPVEEFQFAKLRKRRIKSNDSSSTESNNDQSNADTSSCTSDTG, translated from the exons ATGGCTGCGGCGCAGGGCACACCGGAGTCGGACACCGGGAGCTTCGAGTGTTTCAGAAACTACACGGCGCCGGAGGTGTTCGTGCAGGGCCTGGCAGGCATCGTCGACCAGCAGGACGTGGAGTCTATGATACGTGCGCAGAAACAGAT GTTACAGAGGTTTGAAAAGACCAACGAGATGTTAACAAACTGCAATCAGTTATCGGTGAACAGGCTCAAGACAGCTGGTACAGAGTTCAAGAAGCACACCGCTCTCCTAGTCGAGATGAAGAGGGACCTGgattacatttttaagaaaattcgcttgataaagaataaattgaaCCAGCAGTATCCGCAGGCGTTCAatg AGGCGGTAAGGAGCAGCCTGGCGGAAGAGGTTATCGTGGAGGACGTCGATTGCCCGGTGAAACCCCTCGAGCCGGAAGTCGTGCCGCTGCCGTCTACCCCGGCTCACGGCGCTGCCGATCAAGATCCCGATTCAGATG TGCCTGTCGAGGAGTTTCAGTTCGCGAAGCTGCGCAAACGACGAATAAAGAGTAACGACAGCTCGTCGACGGAGAGCAACAACGATCAGAGTAACGCCGACACGTCGTCCTGCACGTCCGACACCGGCTGA